A window of Cryptomeria japonica chromosome 3, Sugi_1.0, whole genome shotgun sequence contains these coding sequences:
- the LOC131059726 gene encoding classical arabinogalactan protein 4 has translation MARSAIVLVVLMALVAFSSQQAPTATPTTSPAPKAAAPVTTATPPTTTATPPTTTATPPTTATPPTTKATPPAVAPVVSSPPTATPPTVSTPPTATPPTATPPAATPPAATPPAATPPAATPPAALTPTAATPVVATSPSASPVASPPMPTSAGVSPAGSPGEAATSGGSMITLEKMAVFAAAGAAGLFLF, from the coding sequence ATGGCCAGATCTGCAATAGTATTGGTTGTTCTCATGGCCCTAGTGGCGTTTTCTTCACAGCAGGCTCCTACAGCAACACCCACAACTTCCCCTGCACCTAAGGCTGCGGCCCCTGTTACCACCGCTACTCCTCCAACCACCACCGCCACACCTCCCACCACCACCGCCACACCTCCCACCACTGCCACTCCTCCCACCACCAAAGCCACACCACCAGCAGTAGCCCCAGTTGTCTCCTCTCCCCCAACCGCCACTCCACCCACCGTCTCCACCCCTCCCACCGCTACACCCCCTACCGCTACACCACCCGCCGCCACTCCCCCTGCCGCTACTCCACCCGCCGCCACCCCCCCCGCCGCCACTCCTCCCGCCGCCCTTACCCCTACCGCCGCCACTCCTGTCGTTGCCACTAGCCCTTCTGCATCACCCGTCGCAAGCCCACCCATGCCGACTTCTGCTGGTGTTTCTCCTGCTGGTTCCCCCGGGGAAGCTGCCACCAGTGGCGGATCTATGATCACTCTGGAGAAAATGGCGGTTTTTGCAGCTGCTGGTGCCGCAGGATTGTTCCTTTTCTAA